The following are encoded together in the Pseudoalteromonas shioyasakiensis genome:
- a CDS encoding TonB-dependent receptor yields the protein MMKFTKSQIALSVALSLMGSTAMAEEQSTAKDVAQDDIEVIAVSGVRLSLKEAIATKRGSDKILDSIAAEDMGKFPDENVAQSLQRVPGISIDRPRGSPNGGTNGSTDGRLGGQYVQIRGLPVDFTQVTLNGRSLASGRSIGRQFSLDVLPSELIGQLDVYKTVSADQLEGGIGGNADIKTRKPLDADEVGFSGAWSAEGVYSELPDSTDPRISGIVNWKSDDEKLGVLLGVTYSERQTREDEYFSWGNVNFGPGTGDGVEIRPDLATVPGGTDDGSIDYPNSLYPIEPLTQYYGDERTRTGLNAVIEFQPSDELNITFDGLYATFDVDETALQLPARFQFRGPQDPSLWVAADLNDPNGRGVGGIFPFLVTEAVVENDNLVYAVAPQTQFRSVSELTKLESDTLALGTHVNWAPNDDWELDFDIGYSKGEQTRDLKSVLLQAFADVVYDARNPDNGIPDLYVTGTDLNDPDNYRVAFGNSNARDVKDTSLSFSVDVKYFLDNEYFTSLETGVRYTQRSKEIKAYVGNSFTGSNGVPDVLPTSAINLLDFPVDDFLGEAPNANVIRSFVIGDPIDFHNKYGVEQQFDSISSFKVEEDIAAAYVKANMAFDVADIPVKGNVGVRAVTTDVEATGALPVEIIIRSAGDYDVVGETSSTGSSYTNVLPSLSLNAELTDEVYLRFGASKTVTRPTLSQLSPRFTFSTTTLTGSAGNPALEPFESDSLDLSLEWYFNDTGLASVAFFQKDIDGFVFNSSSPETIAGIDWASVDRPRNAASATINGAELSFQTAFDFLPAPFDGLGMLANYTYTDSDTDFGDGFEGQTFSYTGLSKNVYNLVGYYEKGPASVRLSYNYREKYLLEPSFGFFAGPRHVNDYQQLDLSTSYKINDNYSLTFNVTNLTNERFDRYFNNDESIIATTNFTGRQYFVGIRGTF from the coding sequence ATGATGAAATTCACCAAAAGCCAAATAGCCTTGTCTGTTGCTTTATCCCTGATGGGTAGCACAGCAATGGCAGAGGAACAAAGTACAGCGAAGGATGTTGCACAAGATGATATTGAAGTAATCGCTGTCAGCGGTGTGAGACTGAGTTTGAAAGAAGCTATCGCAACCAAGCGTGGCTCCGACAAAATTCTTGACTCAATTGCAGCTGAAGATATGGGTAAATTCCCTGATGAAAACGTCGCGCAGTCTTTGCAACGTGTTCCAGGTATTTCAATTGACCGCCCTCGCGGTAGTCCAAATGGGGGGACTAATGGCAGTACCGATGGTCGACTTGGTGGTCAATATGTACAAATTCGTGGCTTACCTGTTGATTTTACCCAAGTTACCCTAAATGGCCGCTCTTTGGCATCAGGTCGCAGTATTGGCCGTCAGTTTTCTTTAGATGTCCTGCCTTCAGAGCTAATTGGTCAGCTAGATGTTTATAAAACAGTATCAGCAGATCAACTCGAAGGCGGTATTGGTGGCAATGCAGACATTAAAACCCGTAAACCGCTAGATGCAGATGAAGTTGGCTTTTCTGGTGCTTGGTCAGCTGAGGGTGTATACAGTGAGCTGCCTGATTCTACCGACCCGCGTATTTCTGGCATTGTGAACTGGAAATCAGACGATGAAAAACTCGGTGTACTGTTAGGCGTAACCTACTCAGAGCGACAAACCCGTGAAGACGAATATTTCTCTTGGGGTAATGTAAACTTTGGCCCAGGCACTGGCGATGGTGTTGAAATTCGCCCTGACCTTGCAACCGTTCCTGGTGGTACAGATGATGGCAGTATCGACTATCCTAACTCTCTTTACCCTATCGAACCGCTTACTCAATACTATGGTGATGAGCGAACTCGTACTGGCTTAAATGCAGTAATCGAGTTTCAACCTAGCGACGAGTTAAACATCACATTTGATGGTTTATATGCAACATTCGATGTAGATGAAACAGCGCTACAGTTACCTGCTCGATTCCAGTTCCGTGGCCCACAAGACCCTAGCTTGTGGGTTGCAGCCGACCTAAATGACCCAAACGGTCGTGGTGTAGGCGGTATTTTCCCATTCCTCGTAACAGAAGCTGTGGTAGAAAACGATAACCTTGTTTATGCCGTTGCACCGCAAACCCAGTTCCGTAGTGTATCTGAACTTACTAAACTAGAATCAGATACGCTTGCATTAGGTACTCATGTAAATTGGGCGCCAAATGATGATTGGGAACTTGATTTTGATATTGGTTATTCTAAAGGCGAGCAAACACGCGACCTTAAAAGTGTGCTATTACAAGCATTTGCTGACGTAGTGTATGATGCACGTAATCCAGATAATGGTATTCCTGACCTTTATGTTACTGGTACTGACTTAAACGACCCAGATAACTACCGTGTCGCGTTTGGTAACTCAAATGCACGTGACGTAAAAGATACATCTCTGTCGTTTTCTGTTGACGTTAAGTACTTCTTAGACAATGAGTACTTCACAAGCCTAGAAACAGGTGTACGTTACACACAACGTTCAAAAGAAATCAAAGCCTATGTAGGTAACAGCTTCACAGGCTCGAACGGAGTACCTGATGTACTACCTACATCAGCGATTAACTTGCTTGATTTCCCTGTTGATGATTTCTTAGGTGAAGCACCAAACGCCAATGTTATCCGTAGCTTTGTGATTGGTGATCCAATTGATTTCCACAATAAATACGGTGTTGAGCAACAATTTGATAGCATCAGCTCATTCAAAGTTGAAGAAGATATTGCTGCAGCATACGTTAAAGCGAACATGGCCTTTGATGTAGCTGACATTCCAGTAAAAGGTAATGTGGGTGTGCGTGCAGTAACAACCGATGTTGAAGCTACAGGTGCATTACCAGTTGAAATCATCATCCGCAGTGCCGGTGATTACGACGTAGTTGGTGAAACTAGCTCAACAGGCAGTAGTTACACCAATGTGTTACCAAGCTTAAGCTTAAATGCAGAGCTAACTGACGAAGTGTACTTACGCTTTGGAGCTAGCAAAACAGTAACGCGTCCTACACTTTCGCAGTTATCGCCACGCTTTACTTTTAGCACCACCACACTAACAGGCTCTGCGGGTAACCCGGCTCTTGAACCATTTGAGTCTGATTCACTCGACTTATCACTTGAGTGGTATTTCAACGATACAGGTTTAGCAAGTGTTGCTTTCTTCCAAAAAGACATTGATGGCTTTGTATTTAACTCAAGCTCACCAGAAACAATTGCCGGAATTGATTGGGCATCGGTAGACCGTCCACGTAATGCGGCATCAGCAACAATCAATGGTGCAGAGCTTAGCTTCCAAACTGCTTTTGATTTCTTACCTGCCCCATTCGATGGCTTAGGTATGCTAGCAAACTATACTTACACAGACAGTGATACTGATTTTGGTGATGGCTTTGAAGGTCAAACCTTCAGCTACACTGGCTTGTCTAAAAATGTATATAACCTAGTTGGTTACTATGAAAAAGGCCCAGCGTCAGTACGTTTATCTTACAACTATCGTGAGAAATACTTACTAGAACCTTCGTTCGGTTTCTTCGCTGGTCCTCGTCATGTAAACGACTACCAACAGCTTGATTTAAGTACGTCTTACAAAATCAATGACAACTACTCATTGACCTTTAATGTGACCAACTTAACCAATGAGCGTTTCGACCGTTACTTCAATAACGACGAATCAATCATTGCGACAACCAACTTTACAGGTCGCCAATACTTCGTAGGTATTCGCGGAACCTTCTAA
- a CDS encoding DUF2306 domain-containing protein has translation MLHKNSKLTPFKALEYSKKLWFISLLMAQTCFVIYLILGYGMTGLTTGLSGWNRLNSTAYVASDATGNFMYAVHVLFAVVMILGGSLQLIEKLRAKYRAFHRYNGRVFVVLACCISFAGMYLMIVRGTVGNTLMHALTMFGGLVVIVSSIFAVKTARARNFNAHQRWAIRLYLAANGVLFFRLLIFAWFLVFGTLGVDTATFTGPAVLAVSLCSYLVPLLIAELVRYAARTNITFITIGTACLMTLISIVFLIGLFGVTLANWYPAVVG, from the coding sequence ATGTTGCACAAAAATAGCAAACTCACACCTTTTAAAGCGCTCGAATACAGTAAAAAACTTTGGTTTATTAGCCTGCTAATGGCGCAAACTTGCTTTGTGATTTACCTCATTCTTGGTTATGGAATGACAGGGTTAACTACAGGTCTATCAGGTTGGAACCGACTTAATAGCACTGCCTATGTTGCTAGTGATGCCACAGGGAATTTCATGTATGCAGTGCATGTATTATTTGCGGTAGTGATGATCCTTGGCGGAAGCTTACAACTCATTGAAAAACTGAGGGCAAAATACAGAGCATTCCATCGCTACAATGGCCGTGTATTTGTTGTTTTAGCTTGCTGTATTTCATTTGCTGGCATGTATTTAATGATAGTAAGGGGCACCGTTGGTAATACCTTGATGCATGCACTGACAATGTTTGGCGGTTTAGTTGTTATCGTATCAAGTATATTTGCAGTGAAAACAGCACGGGCTCGTAACTTCAATGCTCATCAAAGGTGGGCTATACGGTTATATCTTGCTGCTAATGGTGTGTTGTTTTTTAGATTACTGATATTTGCATGGTTTTTAGTATTTGGCACTTTAGGCGTTGATACCGCCACATTCACTGGGCCTGCCGTACTTGCTGTTAGCCTTTGCTCTTACTTAGTACCACTTTTAATAGCCGAACTTGTCCGCTATGCAGCTCGCACAAATATTACGTTTATCACTATTGGCACTGCCTGTTTGATGACGCTCATATCAATCGTGTTCTTAATCGGCTTATTTGGGGTGACTTTGGCAAACTGGTACCCCGCTGTTGTTGGCTAA
- a CDS encoding family 43 glycosylhydrolase: protein MTLQTNSPLVEQRADPFVHKHSDGFYYFTGSVPTYDRIELRKSATLEGLKDAETFDIWFKHDSGPMSRHIWAPEIHYLDGKWYIYFAASEESDIWALRPYVLECKGQDPLNDEWVELGMMQAAEGDEKSFTDFSLDATIFENNGKRYFCWAEKTGGQFAASNLYLAEMESPIKLKTAQFMLTTPDYDWERVDFWVNEGPAVLKNNGKVFIAFSASATGACYCMGYMEADENSDLLDRNSWTKTRMPVLETSVEKNIFGPGHNCFTVAEDGETPLCIYHARDYEHAVGEPSVVPKTDTRPLEEIVKDPLYDPNRHARVMEVKYDENGRPLFELY from the coding sequence ATGACATTACAAACAAATAGTCCGTTAGTAGAGCAGCGTGCCGATCCATTTGTGCATAAGCACAGCGATGGTTTTTATTATTTTACAGGTTCTGTACCAACTTATGATCGCATTGAACTTCGTAAGTCTGCGACATTAGAGGGCTTAAAAGACGCTGAAACCTTTGATATTTGGTTTAAACATGACAGCGGCCCAATGAGCCGCCATATCTGGGCACCTGAAATTCATTACCTCGATGGCAAATGGTATATCTATTTTGCAGCGAGTGAAGAAAGTGATATATGGGCATTACGCCCGTATGTGCTTGAGTGTAAAGGTCAAGATCCGCTAAATGATGAGTGGGTTGAGCTTGGCATGATGCAAGCGGCTGAGGGCGATGAAAAGTCGTTCACTGATTTTTCTTTAGATGCCACCATTTTTGAAAATAACGGTAAACGTTACTTTTGCTGGGCAGAGAAAACCGGTGGCCAATTTGCGGCATCTAATCTGTATTTAGCTGAGATGGAATCACCTATTAAACTAAAAACTGCACAGTTTATGCTGACGACACCAGATTACGATTGGGAACGTGTCGATTTTTGGGTAAACGAAGGCCCCGCAGTGCTTAAAAATAACGGTAAAGTCTTTATTGCTTTCTCTGCAAGCGCAACAGGTGCATGTTACTGCATGGGTTATATGGAAGCAGACGAAAACAGCGATTTACTTGATCGTAACTCATGGACTAAAACACGCATGCCAGTGCTTGAAACAAGTGTTGAAAAGAACATTTTTGGCCCAGGTCATAACTGTTTTACAGTGGCTGAAGATGGGGAAACGCCACTGTGTATTTATCATGCTCGTGACTATGAGCACGCTGTAGGTGAACCAAGTGTAGTGCCAAAAACAGACACCCGCCCACTTGAGGAGATTGTAAAAGATCCGCTTTACGATCCAAACCGCCATGCTCGTGTTATGGAAGTGAAGTACGACGAAAATGGTCGACCGCTATTTGAACTGTATTAA
- a CDS encoding Gfo/Idh/MocA family protein has product MKVGICGLGDRLSYVAKVMHELIPNFDLVAYADPESVKVEYMQSHGISMRHYDELADMLQNEQLDMLMIGSPNHMHLEHLRLGIEAGLLIFAEKPIVMSEQQTYDVLELIAKHNAFDKILVGMVLRYAPLYKDLVAALSSKLLGEITSIEASEHIPPEHGAFFMRDWRRHQGLSGGFLLEKCCHDLDLYQGIVKSRPAKLASFGGRKTFTPENKHLGKHPVYHQRKSRWNGIDEVFDNDSELVDHQTALIQYENGINLSFHTNLNVPNDYRHFSVFGTLGMAEGDFVRNYFKVHDCITSGALIDKTYFHDDSISMHYGAEEEMAADWIAFFERGTSLPVSIVDALQAGLTAIKLDEARQTGSIIDMTETWKKFDSYLNKN; this is encoded by the coding sequence GTGAAAGTAGGAATTTGTGGTTTAGGCGACCGGTTAAGTTATGTTGCCAAAGTGATGCATGAGCTTATTCCAAATTTTGATTTGGTGGCTTATGCCGACCCTGAATCTGTAAAAGTTGAGTATATGCAGTCGCATGGTATCTCGATGCGTCATTATGATGAGCTAGCAGATATGTTGCAAAATGAGCAGCTTGATATGCTGATGATTGGCTCTCCAAATCATATGCATTTAGAGCACCTACGACTCGGCATTGAAGCAGGATTACTCATTTTTGCAGAGAAACCTATTGTGATGTCTGAGCAGCAGACCTACGACGTGCTTGAGCTTATCGCTAAACATAATGCCTTCGATAAAATTTTAGTGGGTATGGTGCTTCGTTATGCGCCTTTGTATAAAGATTTGGTCGCAGCCTTATCATCTAAATTACTGGGTGAAATCACCAGTATTGAGGCATCAGAGCATATTCCGCCAGAGCATGGTGCGTTTTTTATGCGAGATTGGCGCAGACATCAGGGGCTTTCGGGCGGCTTCTTATTAGAAAAATGCTGTCACGACTTAGATCTTTATCAGGGCATAGTGAAAAGTCGCCCAGCTAAACTTGCTAGTTTTGGTGGTCGAAAAACCTTCACGCCTGAGAACAAGCACTTAGGCAAACACCCTGTATACCATCAGCGCAAGTCACGTTGGAATGGCATAGATGAAGTGTTTGATAATGACTCTGAGCTGGTGGATCACCAAACCGCACTCATTCAGTATGAAAATGGCATAAATCTGAGTTTTCATACTAACTTAAATGTACCGAACGATTACAGGCACTTTAGTGTGTTTGGCACACTTGGTATGGCTGAAGGTGACTTTGTGCGTAATTATTTCAAAGTGCATGACTGCATTACCTCAGGCGCTTTGATTGATAAAACGTACTTCCACGATGACTCTATTTCGATGCACTACGGCGCAGAAGAAGAAATGGCGGCAGATTGGATTGCCTTTTTTGAAAGAGGGACTTCTTTGCCGGTATCCATTGTTGATGCTTTGCAAGCGGGGCTCACCGCCATCAAGTTAGATGAAGCTAGGCAAACAGGTTCGATTATCGATATGACAGAAACATGGAAAAAATTTGATAGCTACCTAAATAAAAATTAA
- a CDS encoding sodium:solute symporter family protein gives MVLIDWLIVAFYVVAAVVIGMLFTKKASESTADFFVAGRSLPWYIAGTSMVATTFSSDTPLFVAGAVREQGIYANWIWWVSVIGVIISVFFFANLWRRSKALTEIELISQRYDKSKATDFLRIFKAIFDGVFVNCIIIASVTLAMSKIIVVILGLSPEPLFDIPLFGAITATTLILIVLAVAAVVYTAMSGLYGVVYTDLIQFALAIVGSVVLAIIVYVDLQEHGGIVAAVEASPGFNSDTLKMIPDFEWDLKTATFVILVCIGWLNYAPGFGFFLQRTLAARSEKDAMLSLYWFAFCHLVLRSWPWIIVGVASLVYFPSLVDAEQSYPMMIDEFLPVGLKGIMVASLLAAFMSTLDTQLNWGSSYLVNDVYEPYLVKGREKAHYIKAARVSMLVLTLVALIVTTQLESILGAYEYITVIIIPISVVLIARWYWWRINVWSEISALITAVIIGNAMIYILPDEGEAKWFAVRMLVTTIITLVVCLVVTLITSSKTPSPKTIEFYSRLKIHGRGWKKVRDLTGIEPIAAGIKDNAIACVASIAFIYSLLLGIGSALFEDWQTFGYYLIVIVASGWVVKRKMPKVIASLRQEV, from the coding sequence ATGGTCTTAATTGATTGGTTAATAGTTGCATTTTATGTAGTAGCAGCGGTTGTTATCGGGATGCTCTTTACAAAAAAGGCCAGTGAAAGTACGGCTGATTTTTTTGTCGCAGGGCGATCTTTACCTTGGTATATCGCGGGCACATCCATGGTGGCCACCACCTTTTCGTCTGACACACCTTTGTTTGTTGCAGGTGCTGTGCGAGAGCAGGGGATTTATGCAAACTGGATATGGTGGGTGAGTGTTATTGGCGTGATAATTTCGGTGTTCTTCTTTGCTAATTTGTGGCGAAGATCAAAAGCACTCACCGAAATTGAGCTAATTTCACAGCGTTATGACAAGAGTAAAGCCACTGATTTTTTGCGAATTTTTAAAGCTATTTTTGATGGTGTGTTTGTTAACTGTATTATTATTGCCTCGGTTACTCTCGCCATGTCGAAAATTATTGTGGTGATTTTAGGGCTCTCCCCTGAACCTTTGTTCGATATTCCTCTGTTTGGCGCAATCACCGCGACCACGCTTATTTTAATTGTGCTAGCTGTTGCTGCAGTTGTGTATACCGCGATGTCTGGTTTATATGGTGTTGTGTATACCGATTTAATCCAATTTGCATTAGCAATCGTAGGCTCTGTGGTATTAGCTATTATCGTTTATGTCGACTTACAAGAGCACGGTGGCATCGTTGCAGCGGTTGAGGCATCTCCTGGGTTTAATAGCGATACGCTCAAAATGATCCCCGACTTTGAGTGGGATCTAAAAACTGCGACTTTTGTTATTTTAGTGTGTATTGGTTGGCTGAATTACGCACCTGGATTTGGCTTTTTCTTACAGCGTACACTTGCTGCACGCAGTGAAAAAGATGCCATGTTGAGCTTATATTGGTTTGCTTTTTGTCATCTCGTGTTAAGAAGCTGGCCGTGGATTATCGTGGGTGTTGCCTCATTAGTTTACTTTCCATCATTAGTTGATGCAGAGCAATCGTACCCAATGATGATCGATGAATTCCTACCAGTTGGCTTAAAAGGCATTATGGTCGCCTCTTTACTTGCTGCTTTTATGAGTACCCTTGATACCCAGCTTAACTGGGGCTCTTCTTATCTAGTTAATGATGTTTATGAACCCTACCTAGTGAAAGGCCGCGAAAAAGCCCATTACATTAAGGCCGCTCGGGTCAGTATGTTAGTGTTAACGTTGGTTGCACTGATTGTGACAACTCAACTTGAGAGTATTTTAGGGGCTTATGAATATATCACAGTGATTATCATTCCAATCTCTGTGGTACTTATCGCGAGGTGGTATTGGTGGCGAATAAATGTGTGGTCAGAAATTAGCGCGCTTATAACTGCCGTTATTATCGGAAATGCCATGATATATATCCTACCTGATGAAGGTGAGGCTAAATGGTTTGCAGTGCGTATGCTAGTAACAACGATAATAACCTTGGTTGTGTGTTTAGTTGTTACCCTAATAACCTCAAGCAAAACCCCAAGCCCAAAAACAATTGAATTTTATAGCCGTTTAAAAATTCATGGCCGTGGCTGGAAAAAAGTCAGAGATTTAACAGGCATTGAACCGATCGCTGCAGGGATTAAAGACAACGCCATTGCGTGTGTTGCGAGTATTGCATTTATCTATTCACTGCTGCTTGGCATTGGTAGTGCCTTATTTGAAGATTGGCAAACCTTTGGCTATTACTTAATTGTGATTGTGGCCTCTGGTTGGGTTGTAAAGCGTAAAATGCCGAAAGTGATAGCCTCATTAAGGCAAGAAGTATAG
- a CDS encoding helix-turn-helix domain-containing protein, which yields MQNTSPYYLLVFVCMGLMLLNGMKKEKQLIHYLFAVFCGSLCMVGVQKISAPSIGVYSYLIGLFTCATCNMSWLISRTLFRKHKPISTVHIAVAVAIAGLIMFNQTWHYLVSIDVQVFPESQFMWRLKQGMAEITVLLSSSILVLSFWEALRGYKEKTQTQKLQATIFASCYFLAVFNASILPKFLFSESEFQQFEPLIITSSALLIVLAMQLVMFLQKRAHNTVPEAVDSAVVNSEKVVKATHQAEQSENKEVETELITDIEALINKQVYLQTNLKISDFAQALAVPEYKISRAIRHHFKASNFNLFINQYRVKHAQGLLLKDEASHWSILSIAMESGFSSLATFNRVFKSIVGVNPNEFRKQNNSLVEQNIIELTD from the coding sequence ATGCAAAATACTTCCCCTTATTACTTACTCGTTTTTGTTTGTATGGGGCTCATGCTGCTAAATGGTATGAAAAAAGAGAAGCAGCTTATTCATTATCTGTTTGCTGTATTTTGCGGTTCGCTTTGCATGGTTGGGGTGCAAAAAATCAGTGCGCCAAGTATTGGTGTTTACAGTTATTTAATCGGCTTATTTACCTGCGCAACCTGTAATATGTCTTGGCTTATATCACGCACTTTGTTTCGTAAGCATAAGCCTATTTCTACGGTACATATTGCCGTGGCAGTTGCTATTGCGGGTTTAATTATGTTTAACCAAACTTGGCATTATTTGGTGAGTATTGATGTGCAAGTTTTCCCTGAGAGCCAATTCATGTGGCGTTTAAAGCAAGGTATGGCCGAAATAACGGTATTGCTATCTTCGAGTATTTTGGTGCTCTCTTTTTGGGAAGCATTACGAGGCTATAAAGAGAAAACGCAAACGCAAAAGTTGCAGGCAACTATTTTTGCTAGCTGCTACTTTTTAGCGGTATTTAATGCCAGCATACTGCCTAAGTTTTTATTCAGTGAAAGCGAGTTTCAACAATTTGAACCGCTTATAATTACCTCATCAGCGTTGTTGATTGTACTTGCAATGCAGTTAGTGATGTTTTTGCAAAAACGTGCCCACAACACAGTGCCTGAAGCTGTTGATAGTGCAGTGGTGAACTCTGAAAAGGTAGTGAAAGCTACCCATCAGGCTGAACAATCTGAAAATAAAGAGGTAGAGACTGAGCTTATTACTGATATAGAAGCACTGATCAATAAGCAGGTTTATTTGCAAACTAATTTGAAAATTTCTGACTTTGCACAAGCATTAGCAGTACCTGAGTATAAGATTAGCCGCGCTATTCGCCATCATTTTAAAGCATCTAATTTTAATTTATTTATTAATCAGTACCGAGTAAAGCATGCACAAGGGCTGCTACTTAAAGACGAAGCAAGTCATTGGAGCATTTTAAGTATTGCAATGGAAAGTGGTTTTTCTTCGCTTGCTACCTTTAACCGTGTTTTTAAAAGCATTGTTGGGGTTAACCCAAACGAGTTTCGTAAGCAAAACAACTCATTAGTTGAACAAAATATCATAGAGCTTACTGACTAG
- a CDS encoding IclR family transcriptional regulator: MTEKETKYKAPALEKGMAIIELLARTPEGLNLTQISDSLGKSKAEIFRMVAVLNDLHYLEFFQTERVYRLSLKLYRLTHRYAPVHHLNNVAFPIIQELCSEIQQSCHLVVYSDGGGLILSHQDYDTNSNCLTLPVGGRGPLTDNCAGHVLLAFASYDNRERMLKAYQENHPDLSLDLMALRNIWLRVKEQGHEAMPSPVLAGVYDIGVPIFDYYHNAVAVLLTSILMYRDESRNADFEHVINKLKETSLQISQKMGFDEEA; the protein is encoded by the coding sequence ATGACAGAGAAAGAAACTAAATATAAAGCGCCCGCTCTTGAGAAAGGCATGGCGATTATAGAATTACTCGCAAGAACCCCGGAAGGGTTAAATCTGACACAAATTTCTGACTCATTAGGGAAATCAAAAGCTGAAATTTTTCGTATGGTGGCGGTTCTAAATGATCTCCACTACCTTGAGTTTTTTCAAACTGAACGCGTTTATAGGCTCTCACTCAAGCTTTATCGGCTTACTCACCGCTACGCGCCAGTTCACCACCTAAATAATGTTGCCTTTCCTATCATCCAAGAATTGTGTAGTGAAATTCAACAATCTTGCCACTTAGTGGTGTATTCAGACGGTGGTGGATTAATCTTGTCTCACCAAGATTATGATACCAACAGCAACTGCTTAACCCTACCCGTTGGAGGAAGAGGCCCCCTTACCGATAACTGTGCAGGACATGTGCTATTAGCATTTGCATCGTACGACAACCGTGAACGAATGCTCAAAGCATACCAAGAAAATCACCCTGACTTGTCTCTTGATTTAATGGCACTGCGAAATATTTGGCTGCGCGTAAAAGAACAAGGCCATGAAGCTATGCCAAGCCCTGTTCTTGCTGGCGTATATGATATAGGCGTGCCCATTTTCGATTATTACCATAATGCCGTCGCTGTGCTGCTCACCTCAATTCTGATGTACCGTGACGAATCGCGTAATGCTGATTTCGAGCATGTGATAAATAAGTTAAAAGAAACCTCACTTCAAATTTCACAGAAAATGGGTTTTGACGAAGAGGCCTAA